In a genomic window of Primulina huaijiensis isolate GDHJ02 unplaced genomic scaffold, ASM1229523v2 scaffold37281, whole genome shotgun sequence:
- the LOC140968482 gene encoding trehalase-like isoform X2: MCSKGSKTCPKSCKDSSPVIPTTPLITFLERLQETAFKIHTQQTEFDPKAYVDLSLKKDLCVTVEAFEKLPRTENGSVTVKEFNSFVEEYLNSDADEGLMHVKPEDFVAEPEEFLLKVENMEVREWALEVHSLWKNLSRKVSDRVFERTDFYTLLPLRNPLVVPGSRFREVYYWDSYWVMRGLLASKMYDTARGIIYNLISLVEEYGYVPNGARAYYTNRSQPPLLSSMVMDVYNRTRDYKLVLKSLPALLKEHEFWNSGMHKVMIQDAEGSSHTLCRYYAMWDKPRPESSNIDRETASKLSNSCERTQLYRELASAAESGWDFSSRWMRNGFDLTTLATTSIIPVDLNAFILKMELDISSLARITGNAITAARFRDSAEARKKAINSILWNAEMGQWLDYWLSDSLYIESKDVYIWNASYQNKKVLASNFIPLWIQSFNSDVKTVDEVVQSLQSSGLIYPAGIATSLTKSGQQWDFPNGWAPLQHMIVEGLVRSGSKEAKVVAEDIAVKWMTTNYVAFKRTGTMHEKYDVQKCGDFGGGGEYAPQVSSI, encoded by the exons ATGTGTAGCAAGGGATCAAAAACATGCCCAAAGTCATGTAAAGATTCGAGCCCGGTAATCCCCACGACTCCATTGATCACTTTCCTTGAACGCCTCCAAGAAACTGCATTCAAGATTCATACGCAACAAACGGAATTTGATCCGAAAGCCTACGTTGATCTGTCACTGAAAAAGGATCTCTGCGTCACCGTAGAAGCTTTCGAAAAGCTTCCAAGAACTGAGAATGGTTCGGTTACAGTTAAAGAGTTCAATAGTTTCGTGGAGGAATATTTGAATAGTGACGCAGATGAGGGTTTGATGCATGTGAAGCCGGAGGATTTCGTTGCGGAACCAGAAGAATTTTTGCTCAAAGTGGAGAACATGGAGGTGAGGGAGTGGGCTCTGGAAGTGCATTCTCTTTGGAAGAATCTGAGCAGGAAAGTTTCGGATCGGGTTTTCGAAAGAACCGACTTCTATACTTTGCTGCCTCTCAGAAACCCGCTTGTGGTTCCCGGATCACGGTTCAGGGAGGTTTATTACTGGGATTCTTATTGGGTTATGAG AGGGTTGTTAGCTAGTAAAATGTATGATACAGCAAGAGGAATTATTTATAATCTTATTTCACTTGTCGAGGAATACGGCTATGTTCCGAATGGTGCAAGGGCCTATTACACTAATAGGAG CCAACCTCCTCTCCTGAGTTCCATGGTCATGGATGTGTACAATCGGACACGTGATTACAAGTTGGTCCTAAAATCCCTTCCGGCATTGCTCAAGGAGCACGAGTTTTGGAATTCGG GGATGCATAAGGTGATGATACAAGATGCAGAAGGTTCCAGTCACACATTATGTCGCTATTATGCAATGTGGGATAAACCAAGGCCAGAGTCATCAAACATT GACAGGGAAACGGCTTCCAAGCTTTCAAATAGTTGCGAGAGAACACAACTTTATCGTGAATTGGCATCAGCTGCAGAATCTGGTTGGGACTTTAGCAGTAGATGGATGAG GAATGGATTTGATCTTACAACATTAGCTACGACATCCATCATACCAGTGGATTTGAATGCATTCATTCTCAAG ATGGAACTTGACATATCATCTTTGGCACGTATTACTGGGAATGCTATAACAGCTGCACGCTTTAGAGACTCAGCGGAGGCTAGAAAAAAGGCCATAAATTCAATTTTGTGGAATGCGGAGATGGGACAATGGCTCGATTATTGGCTGAGTGATTCGCTGTACATAGAATCAAAG GACGTTTACATATGGAATGCTTCATATCAGAATAAGAAAGTGCTTGCCTCGAACTTCATTCCCTTGTGGATCCAGTCATTCAATTCAG ATGTTAAGACCGTGGATGAAGTTGTGCAAAGTCTCCAAAGTTCAGGGCTCATCTATCCAGCTGGGATCGCGACTTCTTTGACAAAATCAGGACAACAATG GGATTTTCCGAATGGCTGGGCGCCGCTTCAACACATGATAGTTGAAGGGCTTGTGAGATCTGGTTCTAAAGAAGCAAAAGTTGTTGCTGAAGATATTGCAGTGAAATGGATGACAACAAACTACGTAGCTTTCAAGAGAACAGGGacaatgcatgaaaaatatgatgtaCAGAAATGTGGAGACTTCGGAGGCGGCGGTGAATATGCACCCCAAGTAAGTAGTATATAA
- the LOC140968482 gene encoding trehalase-like isoform X3 yields the protein MCSKGSKTCPKSCKDSSPVIPTTPLITFLERLQETAFKIHTQQTEFDPKAYVDLSLKKDLCVTVEAFEKLPRTENGSVTVKEFNSFVEEYLNSDADEGLMHVKPEDFVAEPEEFLLKVENMEVREWALEVHSLWKNLSRKVSDRVFERTDFYTLLPLRNPLVVPGSRFREVYYWDSYWVMRGLLASKMYDTARGIIYNLISLVEEYGYVPNGARAYYTNRSQPPLLSSMVMDVYNRTRDYKLVLKSLPALLKEHEFWNSGMHKVMIQDAEGSSHTLCRYYAMWDKPRPESSNIMELDISSLARITGNAITAARFRDSAEARKKAINSILWNAEMGQWLDYWLSDSLYIESKDVYIWNASYQNKKVLASNFIPLWIQSFNSDVKTVDEVVQSLQSSGLIYPAGIATSLTKSGQQWDFPNGWAPLQHMIVEGLVRSGSKEAKVVAEDIAVKWMTTNYVAFKRTGTMHEKYDVQKCGDFGGGGEYAPQTGFGWSNGVVLAFLEEFGWPEQRKLDFS from the exons ATGTGTAGCAAGGGATCAAAAACATGCCCAAAGTCATGTAAAGATTCGAGCCCGGTAATCCCCACGACTCCATTGATCACTTTCCTTGAACGCCTCCAAGAAACTGCATTCAAGATTCATACGCAACAAACGGAATTTGATCCGAAAGCCTACGTTGATCTGTCACTGAAAAAGGATCTCTGCGTCACCGTAGAAGCTTTCGAAAAGCTTCCAAGAACTGAGAATGGTTCGGTTACAGTTAAAGAGTTCAATAGTTTCGTGGAGGAATATTTGAATAGTGACGCAGATGAGGGTTTGATGCATGTGAAGCCGGAGGATTTCGTTGCGGAACCAGAAGAATTTTTGCTCAAAGTGGAGAACATGGAGGTGAGGGAGTGGGCTCTGGAAGTGCATTCTCTTTGGAAGAATCTGAGCAGGAAAGTTTCGGATCGGGTTTTCGAAAGAACCGACTTCTATACTTTGCTGCCTCTCAGAAACCCGCTTGTGGTTCCCGGATCACGGTTCAGGGAGGTTTATTACTGGGATTCTTATTGGGTTATGAG AGGGTTGTTAGCTAGTAAAATGTATGATACAGCAAGAGGAATTATTTATAATCTTATTTCACTTGTCGAGGAATACGGCTATGTTCCGAATGGTGCAAGGGCCTATTACACTAATAGGAG CCAACCTCCTCTCCTGAGTTCCATGGTCATGGATGTGTACAATCGGACACGTGATTACAAGTTGGTCCTAAAATCCCTTCCGGCATTGCTCAAGGAGCACGAGTTTTGGAATTCGG GGATGCATAAGGTGATGATACAAGATGCAGAAGGTTCCAGTCACACATTATGTCGCTATTATGCAATGTGGGATAAACCAAGGCCAGAGTCATCAAACATT ATGGAACTTGACATATCATCTTTGGCACGTATTACTGGGAATGCTATAACAGCTGCACGCTTTAGAGACTCAGCGGAGGCTAGAAAAAAGGCCATAAATTCAATTTTGTGGAATGCGGAGATGGGACAATGGCTCGATTATTGGCTGAGTGATTCGCTGTACATAGAATCAAAG GACGTTTACATATGGAATGCTTCATATCAGAATAAGAAAGTGCTTGCCTCGAACTTCATTCCCTTGTGGATCCAGTCATTCAATTCAG ATGTTAAGACCGTGGATGAAGTTGTGCAAAGTCTCCAAAGTTCAGGGCTCATCTATCCAGCTGGGATCGCGACTTCTTTGACAAAATCAGGACAACAATG GGATTTTCCGAATGGCTGGGCGCCGCTTCAACACATGATAGTTGAAGGGCTTGTGAGATCTGGTTCTAAAGAAGCAAAAGTTGTTGCTGAAGATATTGCAGTGAAATGGATGACAACAAACTACGTAGCTTTCAAGAGAACAGGGacaatgcatgaaaaatatgatgtaCAGAAATGTGGAGACTTCGGAGGCGGCGGTGAATATGCACCCCAA ACTGGTTTTGGGTGGTCAAATGGAGTTGTTTTAGCTTTCTTGGAGGAGTTTGGATGGCCTGAACAGCGAAAATTAGACTTCTCATGA
- the LOC140968482 gene encoding trehalase-like isoform X1: MCSKGSKTCPKSCKDSSPVIPTTPLITFLERLQETAFKIHTQQTEFDPKAYVDLSLKKDLCVTVEAFEKLPRTENGSVTVKEFNSFVEEYLNSDADEGLMHVKPEDFVAEPEEFLLKVENMEVREWALEVHSLWKNLSRKVSDRVFERTDFYTLLPLRNPLVVPGSRFREVYYWDSYWVMRGLLASKMYDTARGIIYNLISLVEEYGYVPNGARAYYTNRSQPPLLSSMVMDVYNRTRDYKLVLKSLPALLKEHEFWNSGMHKVMIQDAEGSSHTLCRYYAMWDKPRPESSNIDRETASKLSNSCERTQLYRELASAAESGWDFSSRWMRNGFDLTTLATTSIIPVDLNAFILKMELDISSLARITGNAITAARFRDSAEARKKAINSILWNAEMGQWLDYWLSDSLYIESKDVYIWNASYQNKKVLASNFIPLWIQSFNSDVKTVDEVVQSLQSSGLIYPAGIATSLTKSGQQWDFPNGWAPLQHMIVEGLVRSGSKEAKVVAEDIAVKWMTTNYVAFKRTGTMHEKYDVQKCGDFGGGGEYAPQTGFGWSNGVVLAFLEEFGWPEQRKLDFS; this comes from the exons ATGTGTAGCAAGGGATCAAAAACATGCCCAAAGTCATGTAAAGATTCGAGCCCGGTAATCCCCACGACTCCATTGATCACTTTCCTTGAACGCCTCCAAGAAACTGCATTCAAGATTCATACGCAACAAACGGAATTTGATCCGAAAGCCTACGTTGATCTGTCACTGAAAAAGGATCTCTGCGTCACCGTAGAAGCTTTCGAAAAGCTTCCAAGAACTGAGAATGGTTCGGTTACAGTTAAAGAGTTCAATAGTTTCGTGGAGGAATATTTGAATAGTGACGCAGATGAGGGTTTGATGCATGTGAAGCCGGAGGATTTCGTTGCGGAACCAGAAGAATTTTTGCTCAAAGTGGAGAACATGGAGGTGAGGGAGTGGGCTCTGGAAGTGCATTCTCTTTGGAAGAATCTGAGCAGGAAAGTTTCGGATCGGGTTTTCGAAAGAACCGACTTCTATACTTTGCTGCCTCTCAGAAACCCGCTTGTGGTTCCCGGATCACGGTTCAGGGAGGTTTATTACTGGGATTCTTATTGGGTTATGAG AGGGTTGTTAGCTAGTAAAATGTATGATACAGCAAGAGGAATTATTTATAATCTTATTTCACTTGTCGAGGAATACGGCTATGTTCCGAATGGTGCAAGGGCCTATTACACTAATAGGAG CCAACCTCCTCTCCTGAGTTCCATGGTCATGGATGTGTACAATCGGACACGTGATTACAAGTTGGTCCTAAAATCCCTTCCGGCATTGCTCAAGGAGCACGAGTTTTGGAATTCGG GGATGCATAAGGTGATGATACAAGATGCAGAAGGTTCCAGTCACACATTATGTCGCTATTATGCAATGTGGGATAAACCAAGGCCAGAGTCATCAAACATT GACAGGGAAACGGCTTCCAAGCTTTCAAATAGTTGCGAGAGAACACAACTTTATCGTGAATTGGCATCAGCTGCAGAATCTGGTTGGGACTTTAGCAGTAGATGGATGAG GAATGGATTTGATCTTACAACATTAGCTACGACATCCATCATACCAGTGGATTTGAATGCATTCATTCTCAAG ATGGAACTTGACATATCATCTTTGGCACGTATTACTGGGAATGCTATAACAGCTGCACGCTTTAGAGACTCAGCGGAGGCTAGAAAAAAGGCCATAAATTCAATTTTGTGGAATGCGGAGATGGGACAATGGCTCGATTATTGGCTGAGTGATTCGCTGTACATAGAATCAAAG GACGTTTACATATGGAATGCTTCATATCAGAATAAGAAAGTGCTTGCCTCGAACTTCATTCCCTTGTGGATCCAGTCATTCAATTCAG ATGTTAAGACCGTGGATGAAGTTGTGCAAAGTCTCCAAAGTTCAGGGCTCATCTATCCAGCTGGGATCGCGACTTCTTTGACAAAATCAGGACAACAATG GGATTTTCCGAATGGCTGGGCGCCGCTTCAACACATGATAGTTGAAGGGCTTGTGAGATCTGGTTCTAAAGAAGCAAAAGTTGTTGCTGAAGATATTGCAGTGAAATGGATGACAACAAACTACGTAGCTTTCAAGAGAACAGGGacaatgcatgaaaaatatgatgtaCAGAAATGTGGAGACTTCGGAGGCGGCGGTGAATATGCACCCCAA ACTGGTTTTGGGTGGTCAAATGGAGTTGTTTTAGCTTTCTTGGAGGAGTTTGGATGGCCTGAACAGCGAAAATTAGACTTCTCATGA